A region from the Cryptosporangium arvum DSM 44712 genome encodes:
- a CDS encoding response regulator, with product MRIVIGEDDALLREGLALLLRAEALDVVATAGDAAELLAAIDTHRPDVALVDVRMPPTHTDEGIKAAVEARRRHPKLAILVLSAYVEQAFATELLAGGSSGLGYLLKERVGRVEQFLEALHRVADGGTAIDPDVVTQLLSRTRTDPRLERLSPRERDVLALMAEGLGNAAIAERLVVTDGAVHKHIRSIFAKLDLPPDDENDRRVTAVLRYLEDVRRKQ from the coding sequence GTGCGGATCGTGATCGGTGAGGACGACGCGCTGCTGCGTGAAGGGCTCGCTCTCCTGCTGAGAGCCGAAGCGCTCGACGTGGTGGCGACGGCCGGTGACGCGGCCGAGTTGCTGGCGGCGATCGACACCCATCGCCCCGACGTCGCGCTCGTCGACGTCCGGATGCCCCCGACGCACACCGACGAGGGCATCAAGGCCGCGGTCGAGGCCCGCCGGCGCCATCCGAAGCTGGCGATCCTCGTGCTGTCCGCGTACGTCGAGCAGGCGTTCGCCACCGAGTTGCTGGCCGGCGGCAGCAGCGGGCTCGGCTACCTGCTCAAGGAGCGCGTCGGACGCGTGGAGCAGTTCCTCGAGGCGCTGCACCGGGTCGCCGACGGGGGCACCGCGATCGACCCGGACGTCGTCACGCAGCTGCTCTCGCGCACGCGCACGGACCCGCGGCTGGAGCGGCTGAGCCCGCGCGAGCGGGACGTGCTCGCGCTGATGGCCGAGGGCCTGGGCAACGCGGCGATCGCGGAGCGGCTCGTCGTCACCGACGGGGCGGTGCACAAGCACATCCGCAGCATCTTCGCGAAGCTCGACCTGCCGCCCGACGACGAGAACGACCGCCGGGTCACCGCGGTGCTGCGCTACCTCGAGGACGTGCGGCGCAAGCAGTAG
- a CDS encoding MFS transporter, translating to MSRWIALGVIATGLLMSVLDGSIVTVAMPAIQADLALSTAGLSWVVNAYLIAFGSLLLLAGRLGDLIGRKRMFLAGSIVFTLASVLAGAATSPAALIAARFLQGVGSAMSAAVSLGILVTLFTEAKERSVAIAVFSFTGAAGASIGQVVGGVLTDALSWHWIFLINAPIGVAAIALALPALPDDRGIGLKAGADVLGAVLVTSGLMTSIYAVVTRSPLVGVGGLALLAGFVARQATAATPLMPLRIFRTRSVAVANGVQVLMVAVLFSFQILFALYLQNVQGYDATETGLAMLPAALTIGAVSLGAAARLNARFGERRVLLAGIGLLILMLALLTRVPVRADYVTDLLPLMVLAAGFGLALPALTSLGMSGAKADDAGLASGLFNTTQQIGMATGIAVLSTLAAARTESLLDDGRAAALTGGYHAAFAAGTALLVAAFVLAFALLRQRHEAPAEVTSLNV from the coding sequence ATGTCCCGCTGGATCGCTCTCGGTGTGATCGCCACCGGCCTGTTGATGAGCGTGCTCGACGGCAGCATCGTCACGGTGGCGATGCCGGCCATCCAAGCCGACCTGGCGCTCTCGACCGCCGGCCTGAGCTGGGTGGTCAACGCCTACCTGATCGCGTTCGGCAGCCTGCTGCTGCTCGCCGGCCGCCTCGGAGACCTGATCGGCCGCAAACGCATGTTCCTGGCCGGCTCGATCGTGTTCACGCTCGCCTCGGTGCTCGCCGGGGCGGCGACCAGCCCGGCCGCCCTGATCGCGGCCCGCTTCCTGCAGGGCGTCGGCAGCGCGATGAGCGCAGCGGTCAGCCTCGGCATCCTCGTCACGCTGTTCACCGAGGCGAAGGAACGGTCGGTCGCGATCGCGGTGTTCAGCTTCACCGGGGCGGCCGGTGCCTCGATCGGCCAGGTGGTGGGCGGTGTTCTCACCGACGCGCTGAGCTGGCACTGGATCTTCCTCATCAACGCGCCGATCGGCGTCGCCGCGATCGCGCTGGCACTTCCGGCGCTGCCGGACGACCGCGGTATCGGACTGAAAGCCGGCGCCGACGTCCTGGGCGCGGTGCTGGTGACGTCCGGCCTGATGACGAGCATCTACGCGGTGGTGACCCGGTCCCCGCTCGTCGGCGTCGGCGGGCTCGCGCTGCTGGCCGGGTTCGTGGCCCGGCAGGCCACCGCGGCGACCCCGCTCATGCCGCTACGGATCTTCCGGACCCGGAGCGTCGCGGTGGCCAACGGCGTCCAGGTGCTGATGGTCGCGGTGCTGTTCAGCTTCCAGATCCTGTTCGCGCTGTACCTGCAGAACGTGCAGGGCTACGACGCCACCGAGACCGGGCTGGCCATGCTGCCGGCCGCGCTGACGATCGGGGCGGTCTCGCTCGGCGCCGCGGCGCGGCTCAACGCCCGGTTCGGGGAGCGGAGGGTTCTGCTCGCCGGCATCGGCCTGCTGATCCTGATGCTCGCGCTGCTCACCCGCGTCCCGGTGCGTGCCGACTACGTCACCGACCTGTTGCCGCTGATGGTGCTCGCGGCCGGCTTCGGGCTGGCGCTCCCCGCGCTGACGTCGCTCGGGATGTCGGGAGCGAAGGCCGACGACGCCGGGCTCGCGTCCGGGCTGTTCAACACCACGCAGCAGATCGGGATGGCGACGGGGATCGCGGTGCTCTCCACACTCGCCGCGGCACGCACCGAGTCGCTGCTCGACGACGGCCGGGCCGCGGCACTGACCGGCGGGTACCACGCGGCGTTCGCGGCCGGCACCGCGCTGCTCGTCGCCGCGTTCGTCCTCGCGTTCGCATTGCTCCGGCAACGCCACGAGGCCCCGGCGGAGGTCACTAGCCTGAACGTGTGA
- a CDS encoding MarR family winged helix-turn-helix transcriptional regulator codes for MTAMAPNRTSPDLSYLLDHTSHVLRTRMAAALAEIGLTARMHCVLVHAIEEERTQAQLAEIGDMDKTTMVVTVDALDEAGLAERRPSGTDRRARIIAVTEKGVEVARQSQEIVDRVHAEALGSLAVEDRDALLAALTALATGHLAQPAEGQARRARQRS; via the coding sequence ATGACTGCGATGGCGCCCAACCGCACGAGCCCGGACCTCTCGTACCTGCTCGACCACACGAGCCACGTGCTGCGGACCCGGATGGCGGCCGCGCTGGCGGAGATCGGGCTCACGGCCCGGATGCACTGCGTCCTCGTCCACGCGATCGAGGAGGAGCGGACCCAGGCCCAGCTCGCCGAGATCGGCGACATGGACAAGACCACGATGGTCGTCACGGTCGACGCTCTGGACGAGGCCGGCCTCGCCGAGCGTCGACCGTCCGGCACCGATCGCCGGGCTCGCATCATCGCTGTCACCGAGAAGGGCGTCGAGGTGGCGCGGCAGAGCCAGGAGATCGTCGACCGCGTGCACGCCGAAGCCCTCGGATCGCTGGCGGTCGAGGACCGGGACGCGCTGCTCGCGGCCTTGACCGCCCTGGCCACCGGCCACCTCGCCCAGCCCGCGGAGGGCCAGGCCCGCCGCGCCAGACAACGTTCGTGA
- a CDS encoding CPBP family intramembrane glutamic endopeptidase, whose translation MLKNAIRRYPLTSFFLLAFGLSWMMWMPYVLGDHGTNVEPDIHIPDIGGSGQLVGLLPGAYLGPLTAAFIVTTVSEGREGLRHWKARLFRWRVGWGWFLGVLFGVPAAILLGTAALPAAWEEIRVPSVMIAIAFVPMVIVQFVTTATAEEPGWRDFALPRLQRRFGPVLGTCVLGLLWGCWHLPLFLTEWGGYPDVSWVQPVEFVASCIPLSLVMTWVFNRSGQSLPLVMLLHALINSTYSLVWPEIFPRLDHAKDTLHGLLIVTTIGALVLIVATRGRLGLDTTEERERPAEPVHV comes from the coding sequence ATGCTGAAAAACGCGATCCGACGCTATCCCCTGACGAGCTTCTTCCTGTTGGCCTTCGGCCTCAGCTGGATGATGTGGATGCCGTACGTGCTGGGCGACCACGGCACGAACGTGGAGCCGGACATCCACATCCCCGACATCGGCGGCAGCGGCCAGCTCGTCGGGTTACTTCCCGGCGCGTACCTCGGGCCGTTGACGGCCGCGTTCATCGTGACCACGGTCAGCGAGGGCCGGGAAGGGCTCCGGCACTGGAAGGCGCGGCTCTTCCGCTGGCGGGTCGGGTGGGGCTGGTTCCTCGGCGTGCTGTTCGGTGTCCCGGCCGCGATCCTGCTGGGGACCGCCGCGCTGCCGGCCGCCTGGGAAGAGATCCGCGTGCCGTCGGTGATGATCGCGATCGCGTTCGTGCCGATGGTGATCGTGCAGTTCGTCACCACGGCCACGGCGGAGGAGCCGGGCTGGCGTGACTTCGCGCTGCCCCGGCTGCAGCGGCGGTTCGGGCCGGTGCTCGGCACCTGCGTGCTCGGCCTGCTCTGGGGTTGCTGGCACCTGCCGCTGTTCCTCACCGAGTGGGGCGGCTACCCGGACGTCAGCTGGGTGCAGCCGGTCGAGTTCGTCGCCTCCTGCATCCCGCTCAGCCTGGTGATGACCTGGGTGTTCAACCGGTCCGGGCAGAGTCTGCCGCTGGTCATGCTGCTGCACGCGCTGATCAACAGCACCTACTCGCTGGTGTGGCCGGAGATCTTCCCGCGGCTCGACCACGCCAAGGACACGCTCCACGGCCTGCTCATCGTGACGACGATCGGCGCGCTCGTGCTCATCGTCGCCACCCGTGGCCGCCTCGGTCTGGACACCACCGAGGAGAGGGAGCGCCCGGCCGAACCGGTTCACGTGTGA